The sequence below is a genomic window from Lolium perenne isolate Kyuss_39 chromosome 4, Kyuss_2.0, whole genome shotgun sequence.
CAAGCAGTGTGGTGCGAGCAATGGTGAATTGCATACCAAGAAAAAGCACAAATCGTCCAAACCGAAGTGGCCGCAATCTGGATGAACAACGTCAGTGGCTTGCTGGCAGATCGTTTGTACTTTCTGAGTTAGTCGAACCATTATCACTGAGGGCGGGTTGTACCTTTCAATTGGTCAAGCATTGACCTTTTCTGTGGGTTGGCCTGTTCCTGGTAGAATTGTTTCTGTGCATCGTTGGTAGACATAAGGAACATGAACAATTTTCTTCACCATGTGTTAATGTGTTGCATTTTATGTTCTTTGTGAAAAAGACTGTCCTAAAGTATCTCGGTATCCCCCTATACCTGATAAACTTGGCCGCTACTTGGATGGCCTGGAAGGCCTTTCAGCAGCATTCCATTTCGGCATGGAAGCTGGAAAGGTGATGAAGCCCGGTCTTGGGTGATGCATCCTAATTTCAATCCATCTTACCTCTATAGTCACGTTGGTAACTCCATGTGTATAAAATCGTTTTCCTTACTGATTGTTTATGGTATCCATCTGTTTTTCCCCTGGTAAATAAAATCTCATCAAAAGCTTTATGATCAACAAGGAAACATCAACCGAACAAACAAGATTGGCCGAGAAAACTTTAAAATTCAGCAACTTCAATAGCACCATGTGTCAAATTGAAAGACAAGACAAGATTAATTATAGGAGGGAAACCCTGTTGCTTGAAAATGAGCACGAGAATGAATTAATTTGACTAAATCGTAGCTTGATATTACATCAATGCCAGTAACATCATTTATTTAGATGGAACGCAACACAAATACTAGAGAGATGATATATAATCAATCAATTTGTCAATGGCCAGCACAGAAGACCCATCGCTCTCTAAGCAAGTTGCGACTTTCTTCTTGAGCTCTCTAGCGCTTTCCCTCATCACATCTCCGTGGCTCATTAGATTTCGAATTGCCTCCTCAATTTTGTTTCTCTCGAGCTCACCCTCAAGCTCAAAACCTACGCTCCATTCTGTCTCCACGTACCTCGTGTTCATCATTTGGTCCGCGAACTGAGGCCTGCAGATCATGGGGAGGCCCTCGGTGATGCTCTCCAATGTCGAGTTCCAGCCGTTGTGGGTCCAGAACCCACCCACTGCCGGGTGGGCCAGCACCTCCTGCTGCGGGGCCCATGGGATCACCTTGCCCCTGCCGTCCACCGCACGATCAAATCCCTCCGGCAGACCTGTCCCGTCCGATCCCCGTACGAGGTCCGGTCGGACAACCCATAGAAATGGTTGGCCACTGTTGGCCAGCCCCCACGCGACCTCCGAGAGCTCGCCGGAGTCCACGGACGCCAAGCTCCCAAAGCTCACGTACAAAACTGACCCCGCCGCCTGCCTGTCCAGCCACTCGATGCAGCTACGGTCCTGCTGCAGCAGGCTGCTCCCCGTGCCCCGGGTGGAGAGCTTGTGGAGCGGGCCGACCGCGAGCACGACAGCGACATCTACCTCCCTCCGGATCCTGTCAAGTTCGGCGGTTTCCAGAGCTTCGAACGTGTTGATGACAAGCCCGTGGGAGTTCCTCACTGTCTCGGTGGCTCTGGCCAAGACCTTTCGCACCATTTCATGGTTGTTGCTGCTCGACAAGAATAGGTCCTTGACACGCAGCGGCGGCAGCTCCTCCACCGGTGTGCAGAGCTGCGATTCTGAAACAGACGTATTTTTTCAGCATCTGTTCTAATTGATTAACCGCTACAAATTTCGATTTGACTTCTGTAATTACCATAAGATCACTGATATATGACAATCAAGGGAGCAGGTATAGCGAGATCACGAGATGAATTGGAGTCAGTACCTTTGGGGGGCAGATAACCTTTCTCGTGGAGCATTGGGTAGGCGAGAAagcagctgaagcatgcggcgcTGCCGGTGCGCAGAACCATGGTCGGGAGCCCGAGCGCGGTGGCGGCCTTCTGCACGGCCAGGAGGTTGGCGTCGATGAAGAGGCACGCGGCGGGTTCATCGGCGAGCACCGACGATAGGACGTCGTGGACCGCCCCGGATGCCTCCATGGCTGCGTTCATGGCgaggatgatggagatgatgctcCCCGTCGCGGCGACGTCGGCGGGGATGCCGTCGGGCACGGCGACGAACGTGAACTCGGGGTGGAACGCGGGGTCGAGCGCGTTGAACCGGGTGTGAAGCACGGTGACGCCGAGGCCCCGGGAGTGAAGCACGTCGGCGAGCTGCATCATCGGGTTGATGTGGCCCTGGAACGGCAGCGGGAACACCAGCACGCGGCGCGCGTGAGGTCGTCTCCGGCCGTCGCCATCGATGGGGGCTTCGTGGACAGTGGCCATTTCTCTGATGCTCTCAGCTCGATGGGGGCGATTCGACCGGATAATACCAAGCAGGGATTGCTGATTAGCTAATTCTTCCAGGATTTTGTATGAGCGGTCACTGGCAGTCGCAGATACTGACGTGTGACGTCGACTCACGGTTCTTACACAGGTTGCCACGTAGTGCATCGATTGGCTGCTAGCTTTGCACGTCACTGGTGACGTTGTTTAGCATTGCCATTGCCTGCAAGAGCGCAAGCTCAATCATCCCCAAGCGGCACCGAATCGATCGTTTAGGAGATAAGTTTTGTTCGTAGAAattcaaatagtagaaattcaaatAGTTTGTATTTAGAAGAGATCGTTCCCCCCGAATttgtcgcgatcagagtagcggtgATCAAAGTATTGGGCGCGCGatcattttttttcgataaaggatgttttattactttgagaagcaattacatccagcctctgcaggatgcacacagccgtttaagtGTGTGAAGTCGCAAGATCTAaaaactaggcgaaatacatatcgaagcgatgaatcatataacgcctaaggtgaGGGTGGGGCTGcaatccgtagattatgctgTCACCCATGTATGGAAAAAATAtctctcgccgtagcctccaaccgtgtacagacctccgtaaataggtctcggttctccactcgctgaagaggtaaccacgaatgGAGGCACACGATCATATAACAGGCCGACAGATGAATTAAAAGAAGGGGTTGGGGTAGGGCGATGCCGATGCCGACAGTGCATCCTGAGTCAACgtaggcccgtcgatcacgatgaACTCGTCATGATCTACCCGGTGTGCATGCTCCATCGCCGACGTCGAGGTAGAGGCCGACGGAGGTGTAGTAGCGGATGCGTCTTCCGGCTCTTGCTCCGGGGTTGGGGCCACTGCAGCTGCCTGGggcgccgccattttggcttcgatgtcgtcgagaatctagcctttgaagaagttgtgcgccgcccgccgtccggggagacattccttctgtcgacgccctcagcagggacatgtcgtccctgcgtttcttaaGCTCCATCTTCTCCTCTTGTCTCTTGAGCAGCGCCGCCCACCTTTCCTCGGCATTTTTGTCGCGAGATGGCAAGGTCGAGGAGACCTCGACGAGGCACTGCGTCTTCTCGACCGACTGACGCATCGGCCAAGGCGGTGGATGAATTTTTTCTGTGCCGCAGACACGTCAGGCCCGCGTCGCTtcacctcgcttttcggtgtgttcgGCATCCCCGGAGCGTctcctgtgtagcggggacggactctgggcgccggacaccgtatcggaccACGTCAAACAAAAAGAGGCTTTAGAGGACACGGTTGCCGAACATCAGCACGCCCCCAAATCGTTTTGGGACGGTTTGGAGACACCACTTGAGATGCTCTAAATGGCAATGGACGTACGTGTCGAACTTTTAACGTGTGGTTTGGTGTCGTCAAGCTCCACCACCACGCGTCGTTTTCGATGGGTTCTTGGGTCTGCGTCGTGTTCCACAGTTTCTGAATGTTTCATCCATCAGGCTTTGCAAAACTGTAAAAATAAAATATATCTGCACTAGCCAAAATAAATATAGGGGAAAGTCACTTGGCGCATTTTATTTCAAATCCAACAAGGTTTTTTTAAATGGGAAAATACCACCCCAGCTTATGCATCCAAGGGATACACACggattttttattagattattcacaacacttTACAAGAACAATTACAAAGATTGAACCGGAGCCACCAAAACTAACGATAGCTCGCTAATCCTATATCACCGATGAGGGCGTCAATGAACAGAGCCAAAACCCTGACATCACACCAACACGCATCATCAATAAACCGAAGGCCTCGACAAGTCGCCCAATGGCGAGCAGGTGGCACAACCGGTCCGGCAGACCCTCGGCGTATACCATCATACACGCTCCAGAAGTCCTCACCGCCACCGTCTTGCGCATACCCATCATCAGGAGAGATCAATGCAATGACCTTGCGAGGCATGCCACCAACGCCACCACGACACCAGATGACACCACCATCATGCGCACGTGTATCACGCTGTGTCCGTCTCCGAGGCTCTGCTTCACCATGCCACCGAGACGCGCCAACATCGGTGCAGCAGATGGAACACAGCTACGCCAGATGACTTCCTCCAAGTATCACTTTTTCCAGAACGATGCCCTCAAGAGGGAAAACGACACCAGAGGTGCCACCATCATCTGATCCGTATCCAGATCTGGAGTTTCCCCTGGAACAAAGAGGTTGAGGTCGGATCTGTAGCaacgatgccttcaacaaggtgatGACGCTCGAGGACGCCACCATCGTTGGCTCCGACCGAATCGGAGCTCGGTTCTCACCGGCAAGACCCCACACCAACGCTGTAGATCCGCCTAAATAAGATTCGATGTCGTCCACCGCACCACCGATGCGGCACCGTGGTACCCGGCAGCACCACGACCAAGCCCTCCTTGTCGGTCAGCCGCCGCCAACGCCGGCCACCAAAGCGGTTCGAAGGGGACTAGGGGATGAGGAGGGGGCCCGCGCTGCCGGCGCTGGCCATACTTTGCCCGGGCGCGCCCCTTGGCGATTGCGGAGGAGGGAGGAGGCATGTGgatggggtgggaggcgcggcggctagggtttcttcccccgaCGCCCGCGTGGGGGCGAGAGGGAGTCTCCGCGTGGGGCGAGAGCTTAAGAGTCGGTATACTATGTAACTTAATTCCCCCAATCTAACAAGGTTCACAATTACAAATAGAAATATAAACCCAGGAGGTTTTCCATCCCAGCTCAATGCTTTTTTTTACCTGGCCCAGCTCACTACTGAGTTTGTATCATAAGAATATTTAGCTAGCTGCTGCGGCACACGTACTATTTGTCTCTCTCAGGCAATGCGCAAACTCTAAGAAGAAGACTGGACGGCTCCCGGCACTAAGAGCATcctcactcgtctccccgacgaggtcccgagcgacgtttttttccATCcgtacggcgtaattcggcccagtcgtgcCCCCGGTTtctcgatttcgtccggatttggcccttcatccatccggcgagcccacgccatccccggtctcCTGAGGAGCTATCGAggagtccggacgagtgaaaagcggggaagggcccgatctgtcggtgactcaacacacgaaccccaccgccacctcgctcaaaatccccccacccctcgtatctctctcgccgccggcaccaccccgccggcttgttgcccagattctgcTGTCCCTCCTTCCCCacatgcctatattccgccgtctttcgacgacggcctatctggctgctcttccgcctgCCTGTTTTCCGACAACGGCCTACTCCTCGTCGTTCGCGGCTCAGCTTGCCTCGACCACACCCGTCagatgttcgtccatttgcctcgtcgTCCATGGACTCggatgaagaggaggagcagatgttcgtcgagcttatgcgagaagagatggcagccgccgcccaagacgaggagcacattatgatcctcggttgcttatcAAGCATGTACTCCGGGGTGGCAACTTGTTGACGTGGTGGGTCGGGAATTGTgttcttcatttgtttcagcacttgttaaacattgtactgattttcgccaattttgtttcagcaattttctgactcttgttcgccgaacttgttaaattttatgtcgaatttgtttgaaatatgtcaaatggccgAGGACTGGGGTGTCCTGCCGGGgggcggctggaacttcggcgctccccaagccaaattttcctccaatccggaggAAAATTTGGCCGGATTTAGACGTGGgaagcgccaacgagtggagatgctctaaccctgGCTCTAGATCTGGCTCTGGCTCTGATCCCCTCCCCCTCCCACCGTTGCCGCCGCCAGCAACACCAACGCTGCCTCCGTGATTAGCTGGCACGTCTCCTTCCTCACCGTCTCTACCGACGGTGTTGTCTCGTGGCGACGAGGATTCGTGAGATCGACAGGAAACGGCGTATCCTTCCTCGACAGTGCTCTGGTAGAATTTAGATCTACGAATTTCTCAGGAATTCTTAGATCTTGCATGCGTTTTATGGCGGGATGAATTTGGGCTCTGATCGGTTCGATCCACAGTGGTTCGCCATGGCGGGGACGGTTTCTAGTTGCACCTCAACGTGTGCCACCCTTCGCACGCGTATGCGAGGTGGTGCGGCTCGATTCAAATCGATCGACAATGGAGGACAAGGCCATTGACGCTGGGCTGCACAGCACCGTTCATCATCGATCGGATGGCTCACGATCGTGCCgcaattagggcatctccagcggcgcgacgcattttaatgtccgcgagcgtccgtttacgtcgcgctgcggacgctaaaatgaccgtttttgtccgcgcgtctgtTTCCGTCTGGGGGCTTctccagcggagcgacgcatttattttcttcttgtttttttcctcttctccatttaaacatagttccaaatattacataTTAAAACataattttacacaaactaacacatggtTTAGAACATGGTTtagacaaactaacacatagtttcaaccatggtggacacaaataaaaCATTATAAAAAAagaaaccagttgtgttgatttccgtatgttcgctgccaataaagaacattcgagggcacacaaatcacccaaactggaaaatccagcgggaggagatggtgcccttgttggttctaccgaggaagaacatccagaaacctcgactattggcttcgtctggcccgtagccagattcaCTGCAAAATAAAGAACACTCTAAGTTcaaactatcggtgtccgagccggattcgtcggtgtggtagtgcatgcggcaggctgtgtcatcgaacacct
It includes:
- the LOC127296676 gene encoding UDP-glycosyltransferase 76B1 is translated as MATVHEAPIDGDGRRRPHARRVLVFPLPFQGHINPMMQLADVLHSRGLGVTVLHTRFNALDPAFHPEFTFVAVPDGIPADVAATGSIISIILAMNAAMEASGAVHDVLSSVLADEPAACLFIDANLLAVQKAATALGLPTMVLRTGSAACFSCFLAYPMLHEKGYLPPKESQLCTPVEELPPLRVKDLFLSSSNNHEMVRKVLARATETVRNSHGLVINTFEALETAELDRIRREVDVAVVLAVGPLHKLSTRGTGSSLLQQDRSCIEWLDRQAAGSVLYVSFGSLASVDSGELSEVAWGLANSGQPFLWVVRPDLVRGSDGTGLPEGFDRAVDGRGKVIPWAPQQEVLAHPAVGGFWTHNGWNSTLESITEGLPMICRPQFADQMMNTRYVETEWSVGFELEGELERNKIEEAIRNLMSHGDVMRESARELKKKVATCLESDGSSVLAIDKLIDYISSL